The following coding sequences are from one Geothrix sp. window:
- a CDS encoding pullulanase-associated domain-containing protein: MSLRSSLLKAIAVIALAISPAIAAPPDGKIEINYHRCDGNYVKWGVHLWKSPNMPLPDIEWPNPMMPTGTNDFGVYWHVDLEEFNTGSKSQVNYIIHKGDIKEQGAKDMAFDGRAHKAIWVVTGDRTIYFSKEEALKDHVCKK; encoded by the coding sequence ATGAGCCTCCGCTCGAGCCTCCTCAAGGCGATCGCCGTGATCGCCCTGGCCATCTCCCCCGCGATCGCCGCTCCTCCCGACGGCAAGATCGAGATCAACTACCACCGCTGCGACGGCAACTACGTCAAGTGGGGTGTGCACCTCTGGAAGAGCCCCAACATGCCGCTTCCCGACATCGAGTGGCCCAATCCCATGATGCCCACGGGCACCAACGACTTCGGCGTCTACTGGCACGTGGACCTGGAGGAGTTCAACACCGGCTCCAAGTCCCAGGTGAACTACATCATCCACAAGGGCGACATCAAGGAGCAGGGCGCCAAGGACATGGCCTTCGACGGCCGGGCCCACAAGGCGATCTGGGTGGTGACGGGAGACCGCACCATCTATTTCTCCAAGGAAGAGGCCCTGAAGGACCACGTCTGCAAGAAGTAG
- a CDS encoding alpha-amylase family glycosyl hydrolase, with product MRIATRSLLLAAGLFAASLRCVAQEPQSIPGTFAENPIVYFVMTDRFVNGNPANDQSYGRQRETTPKADVGTFHGGDLKGLTLKLKEGWFRELGVNALWITAPYEQIHGWVQGGQKEFKHYAYHGYYALDYTVLDKNMGTPDELRELVDTAHAQGIRILFDIVLNHPGYLDIQTAKDLKVDVLWPDWEKDANLLRNYHNYIDYNSFKFGDWWGRPWVRAGLPGYIDGGRDDLTMQLAYLPDFRTESTEFVKLPKFLKEKADTRAVDLPNTTVRGYLIKWLTDWVREFGIDGFRCDTVKHVEAEAWAQLKAEAAKALAEFKAKNPTRKVDDAPFWMVGEYWGVGPTKHKLTASGFDAMINFDFQQQEGGFAKPEKLFKSYAAAQAGKPVHMLNYISSHDTELFERERLIEGGTALLLAPGGVQIFYGDETARPLGIAPRTDQQQATRSDMNWDKVDAKVLAHWRKLGTFRARHRALATGEHRQLGEAPYTFSRVEAASGDRVVVALDAKGPVSLSVAGVFEDGQTLRDAYTGRTAQVTGGKVALQAESVVLLERVATAAH from the coding sequence ATGCGCATTGCCACCCGTTCTCTCCTTCTGGCCGCGGGCCTTTTCGCGGCCAGTCTGCGCTGCGTCGCCCAGGAACCCCAGTCGATCCCCGGCACCTTCGCCGAGAACCCCATCGTCTACTTCGTGATGACGGACCGCTTCGTGAACGGCAACCCGGCCAACGACCAGAGCTACGGCCGGCAGCGGGAAACCACCCCCAAGGCGGACGTGGGCACCTTCCACGGCGGCGACCTCAAGGGCCTCACCCTGAAGCTCAAGGAGGGCTGGTTCAGGGAGCTGGGCGTGAATGCCCTCTGGATCACGGCACCCTACGAGCAGATCCACGGCTGGGTGCAGGGCGGGCAGAAGGAGTTCAAGCACTACGCCTACCACGGCTACTACGCCCTGGACTACACGGTGCTGGACAAGAACATGGGCACCCCCGACGAGCTGCGGGAGCTGGTGGACACGGCCCACGCCCAGGGCATCCGCATCCTCTTCGACATCGTCCTGAACCACCCCGGCTACCTGGACATCCAGACCGCCAAGGATCTGAAGGTGGACGTCCTCTGGCCGGACTGGGAGAAGGACGCCAACCTCCTGCGGAACTACCACAACTACATCGACTACAACTCCTTCAAGTTCGGTGACTGGTGGGGCCGCCCCTGGGTGCGCGCGGGCCTGCCCGGCTACATCGACGGCGGCCGCGACGACCTCACCATGCAGCTGGCCTACCTGCCGGACTTCCGCACGGAGAGCACCGAGTTCGTGAAGCTCCCGAAGTTCCTCAAGGAGAAGGCCGACACCCGGGCCGTGGACCTGCCCAACACCACGGTGCGCGGCTACCTCATCAAGTGGCTCACGGACTGGGTGCGCGAGTTCGGCATCGACGGCTTCCGCTGCGACACGGTGAAGCATGTGGAGGCCGAGGCCTGGGCGCAGCTCAAGGCTGAGGCCGCCAAGGCCCTGGCCGAGTTCAAGGCCAAGAACCCCACCCGCAAGGTGGACGACGCCCCCTTCTGGATGGTGGGCGAGTACTGGGGCGTGGGGCCCACCAAGCACAAGCTCACGGCCTCGGGCTTCGACGCCATGATCAACTTCGACTTCCAGCAGCAGGAGGGCGGCTTCGCCAAGCCCGAGAAGCTCTTCAAGAGCTATGCTGCGGCCCAGGCCGGCAAGCCCGTCCACATGCTGAACTACATCTCCTCGCACGACACCGAGCTCTTCGAGCGCGAGCGCCTCATCGAAGGCGGCACGGCCCTGCTCCTGGCGCCTGGCGGCGTGCAGATCTTCTACGGCGACGAAACCGCCCGGCCCCTGGGCATCGCGCCGCGCACCGACCAGCAGCAGGCCACCCGCTCCGACATGAACTGGGACAAGGTGGATGCCAAGGTCCTGGCCCACTGGCGCAAGCTGGGCACCTTCCGGGCCCGCCACCGCGCCCTGGCCACCGGCGAGCACAGGCAGCTGGGCGAGGCGCCCTACACTTTCAGCCGCGTGGAGGCCGCCAGCGGCGACCGCGTGGTGGTGGCCCTGGACGCCAAGGGCCCGGTGAGCCTCAGCGTGGCCGGCGTCTTCGAAGACGGCCAGACCCTGCGCGACGCCTACACCGGCCGCACCGCCCAGGTCACCGGCGGCAAGGTCGCCCTCCAGGCCGAGTCGGTCGTCCTGCTCGAACGCGTCGCGACAGCCGCCCATTGA
- the glgP gene encoding alpha-glucan family phosphorylase, translating to MSVKKLPRVAYFCMEYALDSPFKIYAGGLGILAGDYLKGVKDHGYPMVGIGIRWKQGYGEQMVDAESGKVYDAYRSGNHEFLEDTGVLVEIEIKGKPVKIKVWRVNTFGVDSLYLLDTDIEENDGESRWITGQLYGWFGEERVAQEMVLGIGGVRALQALRIKPDVYHFNEGHALFAGFELMHQRMVKGATFDAALAKTREEVVFTTHTPIVQGNESHPIDRFLYMGANLGLNKAQLKQLGGSPFNMTVGALHLSRIANAVADLHRVTANKMWKDISGRCEIIGITNAIHRPTWVDPRMLDLAAACDGSKKAKEALWKAHLDNKKKLIAFVEQRTGVKLDPEQLLIGFSRRAAPYKRSNFIFTDRKFIEPLLKSGRLQIVFSGKAHPLDDNGKKIVENILEMSKRYPNSVVFLENYDMEIGRMLTRGSDVWLNNPRRPKEASGTSGMKAAMNGVLNLSILDGWWPEACQHGVNGWQFGDGFESEEEAVLDKHDFKAFKKVLADEVLPTYYDRHGTWVDMMVASIQSTRDAFGVQRMLDEYYSRMYKRATR from the coding sequence ATGTCTGTGAAGAAGCTGCCCCGGGTCGCATATTTCTGCATGGAGTACGCCCTCGATAGCCCGTTCAAGATCTACGCGGGGGGCCTGGGCATCCTGGCCGGCGACTACCTCAAGGGCGTGAAGGACCACGGCTATCCCATGGTGGGCATCGGCATCCGCTGGAAGCAGGGCTACGGCGAGCAGATGGTGGACGCGGAGTCCGGCAAGGTCTACGACGCCTACCGCAGCGGCAACCACGAGTTCCTGGAGGACACGGGCGTTCTCGTCGAGATCGAGATCAAGGGCAAGCCCGTGAAGATCAAGGTCTGGCGCGTGAACACCTTCGGGGTGGACTCCCTCTACCTGCTGGACACGGACATCGAAGAGAACGACGGCGAGTCCCGCTGGATCACGGGCCAGCTCTACGGCTGGTTTGGCGAGGAGCGCGTGGCCCAGGAGATGGTGCTGGGCATCGGCGGCGTGCGGGCCCTGCAGGCCCTGCGCATCAAGCCCGATGTCTACCACTTCAACGAGGGCCACGCCCTGTTCGCCGGCTTCGAGCTCATGCACCAGCGCATGGTCAAGGGGGCCACCTTTGATGCCGCCCTGGCCAAAACCCGTGAAGAGGTGGTCTTCACCACCCACACGCCCATCGTGCAGGGCAACGAGTCCCACCCCATCGACCGCTTCCTGTACATGGGCGCCAACCTGGGCCTCAACAAGGCTCAGCTCAAGCAGCTGGGCGGCAGCCCCTTCAACATGACCGTGGGGGCCCTGCACCTCTCCCGCATCGCCAATGCCGTGGCCGACCTGCACCGGGTGACCGCCAACAAGATGTGGAAGGACATCTCCGGCCGCTGCGAGATCATCGGCATCACGAACGCCATCCACCGCCCCACCTGGGTGGATCCCCGGATGCTGGACCTGGCCGCCGCCTGCGACGGCTCGAAGAAGGCCAAGGAGGCCCTCTGGAAGGCGCACCTGGACAACAAGAAGAAGCTCATCGCCTTCGTGGAGCAGCGCACCGGCGTGAAGCTTGACCCCGAGCAGCTGCTCATCGGCTTCTCCCGCCGGGCCGCGCCCTACAAGCGCTCCAACTTCATCTTCACGGACCGCAAGTTCATCGAACCTCTGCTCAAGAGCGGCAGGCTGCAGATCGTCTTCTCCGGCAAGGCCCATCCCCTGGATGACAATGGCAAGAAGATCGTGGAGAACATCCTCGAGATGTCCAAGCGCTACCCCAACAGCGTGGTGTTCCTCGAGAACTACGACATGGAGATCGGCCGTATGCTCACCCGCGGCTCGGACGTGTGGCTGAACAACCCCCGCCGGCCCAAGGAGGCCTCCGGCACCTCGGGCATGAAGGCGGCCATGAACGGCGTGCTGAACCTCTCCATCCTGGATGGCTGGTGGCCCGAGGCCTGCCAGCACGGCGTGAACGGCTGGCAGTTCGGCGATGGCTTCGAGAGCGAGGAGGAGGCGGTGCTGGACAAGCACGACTTCAAGGCCTTCAAGAAGGTGCTGGCCGACGAGGTGCTGCCCACCTACTACGACCGCCACGGCACCTGGGTGGACATGATGGTCGCCTCCATCCAGAGCACCCGGGATGCCTTCGGCGTCCAGCGCATGCTCGACGAGTACTACAGCCGGATGTACAAGCGGGCCACCCGCTAG